The sequence TACTACGCTTACTCAGCGGAACTGACAGCTAAAACTGCCGAAGTGCTGGGTAAAGCTGAGCTGGCCGAAGAGTACCGGCAGCTGGCAGAAGAAGTAAAAACCGCTTTCTGCGAGGAATTCGTCACTCCGCGAGGACGGATGGCTGCCGATACCCAAACATCATATATTCTACCCCTGTTTATGAATCTGGTGCCGGACCACTTGCGGCCCAGGATTCTGGAGCAGCTGGTGAAAAAGCTGGAGGACAACAACTACTATCTCCAGACCGGTTTCGTGGGCACACCCTATCTCTGCCGCGTGCTCTCGGAAAACGGCTATAATGATATCGCCTATCGGCTGCTGTTAAATGAGGAGTTTCCCAGCTGGCTCTATTCTGTTAAACTGGGAGCAACCACCATCTGGGAGCGCTGGAATTCCCTGCTTCCTGATGGCAGGTTTGGGGAATTAGGCATGAACTCCCTCAACCACTATGTGTACGGATCGATTGCGGAGTGGATGTACCGCAATATGTG comes from Bacillota bacterium and encodes:
- a CDS encoding alfa-L-rhamnosidase RamA translates to YYAYSAELTAKTAEVLGKAELAEEYRQLAEEVKTAFCEEFVTPRGRMAADTQTSYILPLFMNLVPDHLRPRILEQLVKKLEDNNYYLQTGFVGTPYLCRVLSENGYNDIAYRLLLNEEFPSWLYSVKLGATTIWERWNSLLPDGRFGELGMNSLNHYVYGSIAEWMYRNMCGINPEEAYPGFRKIRLAPQPNRSLEWAKAKVDTAAGRYESGWEYKDNMLHYRFRVPFNAEAELVLDAGAAAITINGVNLTKSDFTYKEESGKVMITLKTGAYEVEHPANM